The following is a genomic window from Geobacillus subterraneus.
CTTACGTAAAGGCTGTGCGAAAGATTGCATACCGAATCTTCTGCACAGCCTTCCTCTTTGTTCCCTACTCCCGTATTCCCACAAAGCACCCGGGCACAAAACCGATGATCTGGATGAATTGCTTGGACATTCCTATGCCAGGCAAGAGCGCGCCTGACAGCAAGTCCGTTGCCGCCTGGCGCAAAGTGTGATACATTCAAACTATGAAATAAGGAAAGAAAGGGAGAAGAAGATTGAAACGTCCGACACAGATTGCAGCATGCCTGTTGTCGCTTAGCGTTCTATTGTCAGGCTGTGCTGATGACAGCAGCCACGAACAAAGCCATTCGCATATGACGAAAACCGCTGCTGGCGATATTCGTGAGACAACGAAATCGGTTGAGCATTTGCCAAGCTTTTTAGGCGCGTTCGAGGAAGAAATGGCCGTGTTGTACCAACAAGCCGCCGAGCACCGCGAACTGCTCGAGAACATCCCGTGCTATTGCGGCTGCGGCGAATCAGCCGGGCATCAAAACAATTACGACTGTTTCGTCCATGAAAATAAACAAGACGGAGCAGTCGTTTGGGATGACCACGCGACAAAATGCGGCGTCTGCCTAGAGATCGCCGCTGAGTCGATCGCCGCTTATGACCAAGGGAAATCGATCAAAGACATCCGGCATATGATCGACGAAAAATATAAAGAAGGCTACGCCGAACCGACACCGACGAAACCGCTCTAATATCGACAAAAAAGCGCCGATTCCGGCGCTTTTTCTATTCAGATCGTCCGTTTCCCGCTCAGAAACCTCTCCGCTCGGAAGCTCAATGACGGCTGAGCGCGGCATACAAGTCATGCAACGTTTCGATGCCGAGCTCGTGCAGTTCGCCGAGCAAGATCGCCCATAGCTTCACCATCGCTTCTACATCCCCGTCCGCCGTATGGCGGCGCGGGCAGTCAATGCCATAGCAGGCGAGGGCGTCGTCAAGCGTTGGGCATGGATGATGGACAAGGCCGACTATTGGCTGCATATCGATAAAGCGGCCGCTCCATCTTTGCCGATAATGATGCCAAAGCACATGGCGCAAAAACGACACATCATGGCCAATATGGTAACCGACTAAAACGCCTGTGGCGATAAACGGCACAAACGTGCGCAGCGCCTCGGCAAGCGGCGGAGCGAACATGACGTCTTTCGCCGTAATGCCGGTCAAGTCGGAAATATGCTCAGGAATCGGTTTTTCTGGTTTGACGAGCGTCATATACGTGCCAGTGACGAGGCCATTGACCGTTTTCGCCGCTGCCATGGCTAAAATTTCGTCACCTTGCTGCGGCGAAAAGCCGGTCGTTTCCATA
Proteins encoded in this region:
- a CDS encoding 3'-5' exonuclease; the encoded protein is MNERHRFWQRALRLLSLGVPREASSALLGSDHSLQQERWLRSLQRENSHSIDWHDRLPDIPFVIMDMETTGFSPQQGDEILAMAAAKTVNGLVTGTYMTLVKPEKPIPEHISDLTGITAKDVMFAPPLAEALRTFVPFIATGVLVGYHIGHDVSFLRHVLWHHYRQRWSGRFIDMQPIVGLVHHPCPTLDDALACYGIDCPRRHTADGDVEAMVKLWAILLGELHELGIETLHDLYAALSRH
- a CDS encoding PCYCGC motif-containing (lipo)protein, coding for MKRPTQIAACLLSLSVLLSGCADDSSHEQSHSHMTKTAAGDIRETTKSVEHLPSFLGAFEEEMAVLYQQAAEHRELLENIPCYCGCGESAGHQNNYDCFVHENKQDGAVVWDDHATKCGVCLEIAAESIAAYDQGKSIKDIRHMIDEKYKEGYAEPTPTKPL